Below is a genomic region from Helicobacter ibis.
CTATGGCTTTTAAATCTCCTGCAAAGCTTGTTCTTGGTATTTTTATTGAGAATTCTTCTTCCATTGTACTTCTATTTACCTCACCGCCATCTATTTGCATATTTATAACGCCGCCAAATACAGAATCTTTTATGGTTACATCTGCATTCATGGTTATGATTCCATCGCTATATGGTTTTTGATTTAATACCTTTAGAAGTTCTAATAAAGAAGCCTCTTTGGTGCTTAGAGTTAGATGGCTTATATTTAGATAATTTCCATTTATTATAATATCGCTATTTGATTGCAGAAAGTTGCTTTGCGAAATTATCGTGTAATTATTAAATTTACCACTTAATTTTCCTTCAATCCACTCGTTTTCTGATACATTATACTGCTTGTTATTGATTGTTGCTTTAAATCCTTTGGAATTTATAAAGAAGTTTCCATCTATGTTGCGTAAGAATAGGGAGTATTCGACATTTAAAAAAAGTTCTAATGCACCATCATAAGCACTAAAATCAACTAAAATTGATGTTGGAGATAGTGTAAATGAGTTGCTATACCATTGCGTATTTGTTATTTTGCTAAGCTTTGCGATTGCTATATTAGATACTATTTTATTGCCTATGCTAGAAAATAGCACAAGCGGAGTTAGTATTAGAAATGAAACGAAAAATAAAATAACTAGTTTAAGTTTCATATCTCAAAGCTTATAATTCACCAGAGCATCTTTTTTTGCATCGTTCGGCTTCTTGTGTGCCTTTGCCAAATTTCATATTGCAATCTTGCAAACAACCTTTTGTTTTTACTGCTTCACACATTCCTCTAACTTTCTCACATTCTGTGAGACATGATTTCTGGCTTTTATTATCTTTGCGACATTTATTTAGACAATCCTGTTTTATGTCATTACAGTTTGAGCTCTTATATCCAAAGCTCTGTCTGCCACCACCTTCACATCCAACTATAAATAAACCAAATCCAATAAGAGTTAATAAAATAAACAAATTCTTCATAAAAGAAAGTGTAGTGGAAAAATATTAAAAATAACTTTAATTTTGTTTAGAATAATGCTTATTTAAAGCTTATTGTTATAGAATCTAGGCATTTTATTTTTAGGATATTTTATGGATTATAAAGATACTTTAGAATTGCCATCTACTGAATTTCCAATGCGTGGGAATCTCGCACAAAATGAACCAAAAACATATAATAAATGGAAGCAAGATTTAGTCTATTCAAAAATGCTAGAAAATAGACAAGGTTGTGAAGAATTTAATTTGCACGATGGTCCTCCATATGCCAATGGACACTTACATATAGGGCATTCTTTAAACAAGATTCTAAAAGATTTTATTGTTAAATATCACTATTTTAATGGTAAGAAGGTTTATTATACTCCCGGTTGGGATTGTCATGGACTGCCAATAGAACAAAAGGTTGAAGAAAAAATAGGCAAGGAAAAAAAGGAAACTTTACCAAAGGTTAAAATTAGAGAGCTATGCAGGGAGTGGGCTACTAATTTTGTAAAGATTCAAGGTGATGAATTTCAATCATTAGGTGTGGTAGGTGATTTTGATAAACCATATAAAACTATGGAGTTTGCATTTGAAGCTGATATATATAAGGCATTGTGTGAAATAGCTAAAAATGGACTTTTATTAGAAAGAAGTAAGCCTGTATTTTGGAGCTGGGCCGCTAAGAGTGCTCTAGCTGAAGCTGAAGTTGAATATCAAGATAAAGAGGATTATTCGATTTTTGTTGCTTTTGAGCTTAAAAAAGATTCAGTAGATAAATTAAATATAAGCGGTATTGATAGTATAAAGGCAATATTTTGGACGACTACCCCATGGACACTACCTGCAAATCAAGCAATAGCACTAAATCCAAATGAAATGTATGTAATAACAAAAGAGGGCTATATTTTAGCTAAGGAATTGTTATCTAGCATGGTTGATAAGGGTATTACAAAAGGTGAGATTTTATGTGAATATAAAGGAAGCCATTTTGAAAATCTAGTAGCTACTAATCCGCTAAATAATAGAGATTCTAGACTTATTTTAGGTGAGCATGTATTAATGAGTGGCGGAAGTGGGCTTGTGCATAGTGCTCCGGGGCATGGTGAAGATGATTATTATGTATGCTTAAAATATGATATACCAGTTATTATGCCTGTTGATGATGGTGGATTGTATGATAATACTTTAAAAACACAAGGATTATTAAAAGAAGATATAGTAGATGAATTTATAGGAATGCATATATTTAAGGCAAATGAGAGAATCTTAGAGCTTTTGGGTGATAACTTGCTTCATAGTTCAAAGTTTGTGCATTCTTATCCATTTTGTTGGAGAACACATAAGCCTGTAATTTATAGAGCAACAAAGCAGTGGTTTATTCTTATGGACAAGCCATTTTTTGAGGGTAAGACTTTAAGAGAAATTGCATTAAGTGAGCTAGATAAAACTAGATTCTATCCTGAACATGGGAAAAATAGAATCTATTCTATGATAGAAAATAGACCTGATTGGTGTATCTCAAGGCAGAGGGATTGGGGGGTTCCAATAGCTTTTTTTAACGATAAAGAAAGTGGTGAGCCAGTCTTGGATAAAGAAGTGCTTGATTATGTAGCAGATATATTTTATAAAGATGGTTGTGATGCATGGTGGGAGAGAGAGATTGTGGAATTATTACCAGAATCTTGGAAGCATAAAGCACAAACGCTAGAAAAAAGTAAGCATATATTAGATGTGTGGTTTGATAGTGGTAGCACATGGAAGGCAGTATTGCAAAGCGGAAATTATAATAGTGGAAATTATCCTGCTAGTATGTATTTAGAAGGTAGCGATCAGCATAGAGGTTGGTTCCAAAGTTCGCTTCTAATAAGCTGTGCTATAAATCATAAAGCACCATTTAAAAACATCGTAACTCATGGATTTACTATGGACGAACATGGTGAGAAGATGAGTAAATCAAAAGGGAATGTAATAGCACCACAAGAGATTCTAAAAGAGCATGGTAGCGAGATACTTAGACTTTGGGTTGCGATGAGTGATTA
It encodes:
- the ileS gene encoding isoleucine--tRNA ligase yields the protein MDYKDTLELPSTEFPMRGNLAQNEPKTYNKWKQDLVYSKMLENRQGCEEFNLHDGPPYANGHLHIGHSLNKILKDFIVKYHYFNGKKVYYTPGWDCHGLPIEQKVEEKIGKEKKETLPKVKIRELCREWATNFVKIQGDEFQSLGVVGDFDKPYKTMEFAFEADIYKALCEIAKNGLLLERSKPVFWSWAAKSALAEAEVEYQDKEDYSIFVAFELKKDSVDKLNISGIDSIKAIFWTTTPWTLPANQAIALNPNEMYVITKEGYILAKELLSSMVDKGITKGEILCEYKGSHFENLVATNPLNNRDSRLILGEHVLMSGGSGLVHSAPGHGEDDYYVCLKYDIPVIMPVDDGGLYDNTLKTQGLLKEDIVDEFIGMHIFKANERILELLGDNLLHSSKFVHSYPFCWRTHKPVIYRATKQWFILMDKPFFEGKTLREIALSELDKTRFYPEHGKNRIYSMIENRPDWCISRQRDWGVPIAFFNDKESGEPVLDKEVLDYVADIFYKDGCDAWWEREIVELLPESWKHKAQTLEKSKHILDVWFDSGSTWKAVLQSGNYNSGNYPASMYLEGSDQHRGWFQSSLLISCAINHKAPFKNIVTHGFTMDEHGEKMSKSKGNVIAPQEILKEHGSEILRLWVAMSDYQNDQRISKNILKQVGENYRKIRNTIRFLLANTNGLDELYYEFSEIDLWILESAKKCFDSIHALLGEYEFAKAIQELTYFLNAELSGIYLDICKDNLYCNAIDSKERLASQSVMALIASRLFALLAPILTYTIDEALGYNKSKALLQLCNGGDSVFDIIYSPMPSFATPSHNFESLLEFRSLFLEQIDILKKDSKIKSTLEVDLLALNNTFKELHLWLMVSNVTNSSNEEILGTFSSGGMDYKIVKASGKKCPRCWQYLSKEEDKPCPRCDEVLSKKCK